The proteins below come from a single Anderseniella sp. Alg231-50 genomic window:
- a CDS encoding SDR family oxidoreductase — translation MQLENKTVIVTGGGRDIGRACVMRLAEEGARVAINYYASGDGAQSAVEEIKAAGGQAFALGGDLTKSEDVASLVDRTRAEFGDDIHGLVHVTGGLVARKKIDEMDEAHWNRVMDLNTTSYFRMIKAVEPYMSDGSSIVGFASQAGRDGGGPGAVAYAASKGAAMTMTRGFAKEFGPRIRVNAICPGMIDTDFHNIFTKPEVRAHVANITPMKREGTSEDTANLAVFLMTDQSSFMTGTCVDINGGVLFS, via the coding sequence ATGCAGTTAGAAAACAAGACCGTGATCGTAACCGGCGGTGGCCGTGATATCGGCCGCGCCTGCGTCATGCGGCTGGCAGAAGAAGGCGCCAGGGTCGCCATCAATTATTATGCAAGCGGCGACGGCGCGCAATCTGCAGTCGAGGAAATCAAGGCGGCAGGCGGACAGGCATTTGCGCTGGGAGGAGACCTGACGAAGAGCGAGGATGTGGCAAGCCTGGTTGACAGGACCCGTGCCGAATTCGGCGATGACATCCACGGGCTGGTCCACGTCACCGGCGGCCTGGTTGCACGCAAGAAAATCGACGAAATGGACGAAGCCCACTGGAACCGGGTGATGGACCTGAACACCACCAGTTACTTCCGCATGATCAAGGCTGTCGAGCCGTACATGTCGGACGGCAGTTCCATTGTAGGTTTCGCTTCACAGGCGGGCCGCGACGGGGGTGGGCCGGGAGCGGTCGCCTATGCCGCGTCAAAAGGCGCTGCCATGACCATGACACGTGGGTTTGCCAAGGAATTCGGGCCTCGCATCCGGGTGAATGCCATCTGTCCCGGCATGATCGACACGGATTTCCACAATATTTTCACCAAGCCGGAAGTCCGCGCCCACGTTGCCAATATCACGCCGATGAAACGCGAAGGCACATCTGAAGACACCGCAAACCTGGCGGTGTTCCTGATGACTGACCAGTCATCCTTCATGACCGGCACATGCGTCGATATCAATGGCGGCGTGCTGTTCTCTTGA
- a CDS encoding GntR family transcriptional regulator: protein MYALGNEFGRRTTVDEVFDRLHADIVTLKLEPGTRMSEVEIAGQFNVSRQPVREAFIRLSNMKLLEIRPQRATLVRKISQSHIMNSRFIRTAVEIEVIRRICASKMDMDSVSFDENLKRQKQCVESMNVDDFHDLDYEFHHLICRAGDAEFAFDTIAGNKAHLDRLCMIQLSSQPALSEVREDHAEIYDLLKKHDETGTIKLIRHHLGRLDQTFNAARESHSDYFED from the coding sequence ATGTACGCACTTGGAAATGAATTTGGCCGCCGGACCACTGTCGACGAGGTCTTCGATCGCCTTCATGCTGACATCGTCACACTGAAGCTCGAACCCGGCACCCGCATGTCCGAGGTTGAAATCGCCGGTCAGTTCAATGTTTCACGCCAGCCGGTGAGAGAAGCCTTCATCCGGCTGAGCAACATGAAACTGCTGGAAATTCGCCCGCAAAGAGCAACCCTGGTCAGGAAGATTTCACAAAGCCACATTATGAACTCGAGATTCATTCGCACAGCCGTGGAGATTGAGGTCATTCGTCGTATCTGCGCATCGAAAATGGATATGGACAGTGTTTCGTTTGATGAGAACCTCAAACGACAGAAGCAGTGTGTTGAAAGCATGAACGTGGATGATTTCCATGACCTTGACTACGAATTTCATCATTTGATCTGCCGGGCCGGCGATGCCGAGTTTGCCTTTGATACAATCGCCGGCAACAAGGCACACCTCGACCGGTTGTGCATGATCCAGCTTTCATCCCAGCCAGCACTGAGTGAAGTCCGCGAAGACCATGCCGAAATTTACGACCTGCTCAAAAAACATGACGAGACCGGCACCATCAAACTGATACGGCATCATTTGGGCAGGCTTGACCAGACGTTCAATGCCGCCAGAGAATCCCATAGTGACTACTTCGAAGACTGA
- a CDS encoding PfkB family carbohydrate kinase: MHANVFVGIGECMVELAQTENGLLRKSFAGDVFNTLWYARAGFDDSWTTRFMSAVGTDTVSGEMLSFFEDAGIDCSAIQRLEDRRPGLYMIHLDEGERSFSYWRDASAARLLAADRDKLTETVEAADAIYFSGITLAILPEEDALSLIACLKNARSRGKTVAFDSNIRPALWQDPGQMKQLMHLAAGASTICLPSCDDEQRSFGDTSGEAVLARYAEAGAGIIVLKDGSGDVLVRSGDGVCRYRTEHVANPVDTTGAGDSFNGAFLAEFLQTSDIARSIAAGQQCAARVIQHHGALVTL; the protein is encoded by the coding sequence ATGCACGCGAACGTGTTTGTCGGCATCGGCGAATGCATGGTCGAGCTGGCGCAGACTGAAAACGGACTGCTGCGGAAATCCTTTGCAGGCGATGTATTCAACACGCTGTGGTATGCCCGTGCAGGATTTGATGACAGCTGGACAACCCGCTTCATGTCGGCGGTCGGAACCGACACCGTTTCGGGTGAGATGCTCAGCTTCTTTGAAGATGCCGGCATTGATTGCAGCGCAATACAGAGGCTGGAAGACCGGCGGCCCGGCCTGTACATGATCCATCTGGATGAAGGTGAGCGCAGCTTCAGCTACTGGCGTGACGCCTCGGCAGCCCGCCTGCTTGCAGCAGACCGGGACAAGCTCACCGAAACAGTCGAAGCGGCTGATGCCATCTATTTTTCCGGCATCACACTGGCAATTCTGCCGGAAGAAGATGCACTGTCGCTGATTGCATGCCTGAAGAACGCGCGATCACGGGGCAAGACAGTAGCCTTTGACTCAAATATCCGTCCTGCACTGTGGCAGGACCCCGGACAGATGAAGCAGCTGATGCATCTGGCTGCCGGCGCTTCGACCATCTGCCTGCCCAGCTGCGATGATGAACAGCGCAGCTTTGGCGACACCAGCGGGGAAGCGGTTCTTGCCCGCTATGCCGAGGCCGGCGCTGGCATCATCGTTCTGAAAGACGGCTCCGGCGATGTTTTAGTCAGGTCCGGTGACGGCGTTTGCCGGTACCGGACCGAGCATGTTGCAAACCCGGTCGACACAACCGGGGCCGGTGATTCCTTCAACGGCGCTTTTCTGGCTGAATTCCTCCAGACCAGCGACATTGCCAGGTCTATTGCAGCAGGCCAGCAATGTGCTGCACGGGTGATCCAGCACCATGGTGCGCTGGTCACCTTGTAG